In bacterium, a genomic segment contains:
- a CDS encoding dipeptide epimerase has product LLPPGGARCAIDSALWDLEAKTAGKRAWELAGLELKRIVTVFTIGLEEEPAEMARKAAAAAEQPILKIKLDADRPVEKIEAIRAARPDASLVIDANQGWSFQQLLEVAPRLHGLGVTMIEQPLPRGADGELEGYQAPLPLCADESCVHGGEIDEVVGRYQIINIKLDKSGGLTHGLEIAREARKRDLGLMVGCMCGTSLAMAPSFVIGLACDFHDLDGPLLFEHDRPHGMKYSNGVVSPPCPDLWG; this is encoded by the coding sequence ATCTTCTGCCGCCGGGAGGCGCGCGCTGCGCCATCGATTCCGCGCTCTGGGACCTGGAAGCGAAAACGGCCGGCAAACGGGCATGGGAGCTGGCGGGACTCGAACTCAAGAGGATCGTCACCGTCTTCACGATCGGGCTCGAAGAGGAGCCGGCCGAGATGGCGCGCAAGGCAGCAGCAGCAGCCGAGCAGCCGATCCTCAAGATCAAGCTGGACGCCGACCGCCCGGTGGAGAAGATCGAGGCGATTCGCGCGGCACGGCCCGATGCAAGCCTCGTCATCGATGCCAACCAGGGTTGGAGCTTCCAACAGTTGTTGGAGGTTGCCCCCCGGCTGCACGGCCTCGGTGTGACCATGATCGAGCAGCCTCTGCCCCGCGGCGCGGATGGAGAGCTCGAGGGGTACCAAGCGCCCCTGCCGCTGTGTGCGGACGAGAGCTGCGTCCACGGGGGCGAGATCGATGAGGTAGTTGGGCGTTACCAGATAATCAATATCAAGCTCGACAAGAGCGGCGGCCTGACCCACGGGCTCGAGATCGCACGCGAAGCGAGAAAACGCGACCTCGGGTTGATGGTGGGCTGCATGTGCGGAACCTCGCTCGCCATGGCGCCGTCATTCGTGATCGGTCTGGCGTGCGATTTCCACGATCTGGACGGCCCGCTCCTCTTCGAGCACGATCGGCCCCACGGAATGAAATATTCAAACGGCGTGGTGTCGCCGCCGTGCCCCGACCTCTGGGGTTGA